ACATGGTCGTGAGCGCGAACCCGGCGGCGGACCCGACGTTCATTTCGATCTACGTCGGCAACGCGTTTTTCACGATCTTCGTCGCCGTGGCGGGCGGCGTGGCGTGGGTCATCATCCAGGACCGCGAGCACTTTCGCATCATCCGCTACATCTACATGGCGCCTTCGCCGTTCTGGCTCTACATCCTGGGCCGGGCGCTCATCGTGCTGGTCATCGCGCTCGTGAGCCTCGCAATCATTTTGGTCTTCGCCGCAACCGCGCTGGCGATGCCCGTCGGCTTCGCGCACATCCACTGGCATCTGCTCGTCCCGGCTACCGTGATGGGCATCGTGTCGGCGGCGGCGATGGGCATGATCTTCGCCGGCGTCTGCCTCATCACCGCGCGCCATTCGATGATGATGGCCGAGGGGGCGGGCGCGGTGTTTCTGCTGACCTGCGGCGTGCTCTACCCCGTCGACGCGATGCCGCTCGTCGCACGCGCTGTCGGCATGGCGCTGCCCATGACCTACTGGATGGAGCTCGTGCGTCGCGCGTTCGGCGGTCTCGGATTCTCGCCGGTGCTCAAGGGCATCGGCAACGCGCCGCTCATGGGCGTGCTCGCCGCGCTCACGGTCGCGTTCACCGCATCGGCGTTCTGGGTGTTTCGCGCATGCGAAAACAACGCCAAGCGCCGCGGCGTGCTAGACCAGACAACCAACTACTGAGGCGCCTGTAAACGCGCCGGAAGAAATGACGGGGGACCGATCGGCCCCCCGCCCGTTCGTCCTATGCGGATTTCATCAAGCCGGATTCTTGGTGCGATACAACGCGAACACCGCACCCTGCGGGTCCATGACGACCGAGAAGCGAC
This is a stretch of genomic DNA from Deltaproteobacteria bacterium. It encodes these proteins:
- a CDS encoding ABC transporter permease; translation: MTPGTAHTTIAPEERMSSWRHLAATLRHAMWIGWQMESNWTSTWVYILYAAVRPMALCMILYYLYMVVSANPAADPTFISIYVGNAFFTIFVAVAGGVAWVIIQDREHFRIIRYIYMAPSPFWLYILGRALIVLVIALVSLAIILVFAATALAMPVGFAHIHWHLLVPATVMGIVSAAAMGMIFAGVCLITARHSMMMAEGAGAVFLLTCGVLYPVDAMPLVARAVGMALPMTYWMELVRRAFGGLGFSPVLKGIGNAPLMGVLAALTVAFTASAFWVFRACENNAKRRGVLDQTTNY